The Sorghum bicolor cultivar BTx623 chromosome 6, Sorghum_bicolor_NCBIv3, whole genome shotgun sequence genome contains the following window.
ACAAATCCAGAATTTGTCATCTGAAGCCCAAGTTCATTACTGTACTTCATCTcgaaatgtatatatatatatatatgcctacATCCTTCGAGTTAACAAGTTCTCTCGTCAATTGGCGCGAACAACCGCGCACAAATCGAAACAGACAAAATGGGAGCTCAAATCGAATCACACATACGCAGAcgtaaaccaaaaaaaaagagagaagccaTAAGAAGAACTGAGTTCGTGATGATGTGAAACATCGATCTCGAATCAAAGAATGTTTCGTTATTCCTCCGCACGCAGCGGCCATCAGCACACCATGCTGCTCTTCTTCTTATTGTTGGCGACCAGCCTCCGCCAGAAGGTGGTGACCTCCTTCTCGATGTCGTGCACCGACTTCTTGGGGTGGTCCGGCGCCTTCTTGCCGGCGTGCGCGTCCATGTCCGCCATGGTCTTGCCCAGGTCGGCGATGAGGCGCTCGGCGAGGCCCCGGCTGAAGTCCTCGCGGATGACGACGCGCATCACGGCCACGTGCTCGGCGTCGGCGGGCATGGTGTAGGCCGGCACGATCCAGCCGAACCGCCGGAGGCTCTCGGCCACCTCGAACACCGTGTACTTGGAGGAGTCCTTGAGGGAGAAGGCCACCAGCGGCACCCCCGAGTCCTTGGACACCACGTCGAAGTAGCCCATCTTCTCGATGCCCTCGCGGAGCACCGTCGCGTTGTCGCGGCAGTTCTGCATCACGTCCTTGTACCCCTGCCAATCGGTCATGGTGCCCGATCGAAACGGCGTCATCAGTCACACATGCCCAGCGAATGCAAGCTGTTGTGGTTATATTACCTCGAATCCGAGGCGGATGAGCTGGTAATACTGCGCGATAATCTGGCTCGAACCTGAGAGAAAGGCAGAAGATGAACTCACTGTTTGCTCAGTGGAAGTCTGAAAACAAATTGATCAAACAAAAGCAACAGAGTTACAGATCGAAGCGCAGGTACGGGGACCTATATACCTTTGGAGAAGTTGAGCGTGAAGGTTGGCTGGTCGGCGCCGAGGTAGTTGATGTGGAAGATGAGCTCGTCGGGGAGGTCATCCTTGCTCCTCCAGATGACCCAGCCGACGCCGGCGTAGACGAGGCCGTACTTGTGGCCGCTGACGTTGATGCTCTTCACCAGCGGCAGCCGGAAGTCCCACTCCAGCTCCGGGTAGATGAAGGGCGCGATGAAGCCGCCGCTCGCCGCGTCCACGTGGATCGGGGTGTCCCACCCCGTCTCGGCGTTCTTGGCCGCGAGCAGGTCGTTGAGCATCTTGACGTCCTCGAACTCGCCGTTGAGCGTGGAGCCGAGGATGGCGGCGACGCAGATGGTGTTCTCGTCCACCATCTCCGCGGCCTTCTCCGGGTCCATCACGTAGTACCCTTCCCGCAGCTTCACCTCCTTGAGCTCCACCTCGAAGTACCTGGCGAACTTCTCCCAGCACACCTGCACGTTGGCGCCGGTGACGATGTTGGGCTTGTCGTAGGGCTTGCCCGCCGCCTTCATCTTGTTCTGCCACTTCCTCTTGAACGCCAGCCCGGCCAGCATGATGGCCTCCGAGGAACCCACCGTGCCGACGCCGACGGCCGTCTCGTCGTCGCCGATCGGGGCGTTGAAGAGGTGCGCGATCATGTTGACGCACCGGTTCTGGAGCTCGGTGGTGACGGGGTACTCGTCCATGTCGACGTAGTTCTTGTTGATGGAGGACTGGATGAGCTTGTCGCACTCGGGCTCCATCCACGTGGTCACGAACGACGCCAGGTTCAGCCGCGGGTTCCC
Protein-coding sequences here:
- the LOC8065836 gene encoding glutamate decarboxylase, translated to MALSTANTNAAESHLHCSTFASRYVRTALPRFKMPEQSIPKEAAYQIINDELMLDGNPRLNLASFVTTWMEPECDKLIQSSINKNYVDMDEYPVTTELQNRCVNMIAHLFNAPIGDDETAVGVGTVGSSEAIMLAGLAFKRKWQNKMKAAGKPYDKPNIVTGANVQVCWEKFARYFEVELKEVKLREGYYVMDPEKAAEMVDENTICVAAILGSTLNGEFEDVKMLNDLLAAKNAETGWDTPIHVDAASGGFIAPFIYPELEWDFRLPLVKSINVSGHKYGLVYAGVGWVIWRSKDDLPDELIFHINYLGADQPTFTLNFSKGSSQIIAQYYQLIRLGFEGYKDVMQNCRDNATVLREGIEKMGYFDVVSKDSGVPLVAFSLKDSSKYTVFEVAESLRRFGWIVPAYTMPADAEHVAVMRVVIREDFSRGLAERLIADLGKTMADMDAHAGKKAPDHPKKSVHDIEKEVTTFWRRLVANNKKKSSMVC